The following proteins are encoded in a genomic region of Fundidesulfovibrio soli:
- a CDS encoding multicopper oxidase domain-containing protein: MNRREFIKINVRMALAGIALAGTQGLPTMLGVSTSHAASSVNLTIQPVLWEMVDGIQVNAWAFDDGSGPRIPGVIVNALEGEQVTFNITNNNSIPHGFGLWNGTQILPGTTIASIQPGGTGSVTFTAPAAGSYMYVDPLNWPLHRVMGLNGALFVKPQNAVLPNGNRIPYSSPPAAMQELFSDFGKVSYFPGDDWDPARTWLWMFHSVDPNWNQTIQTLACDGNAAGIAASVASFTTTYTPQYFLINGRSGHWSGHEPDTAPYGNVGMPALIVSMNSGLNAASPHIHGNHVFELAANGTVKDNLIFLDTWSMLSGDIKSHLLPFIIPPDTINSPEDPAAWSAAGGVPKVEVASGVLRSQFPFVYPMHCHLETSQTAAGGNYPNGSMTHWSILSPTIGGPVDPALIGKHPDRRIFGDPDPRGFTNSVGL, encoded by the coding sequence ATGAACAGGCGTGAATTCATCAAGATCAACGTTCGTATGGCCCTGGCGGGAATTGCCTTGGCTGGAACTCAGGGCCTGCCCACAATGCTGGGCGTCTCAACCAGTCATGCGGCTTCATCTGTCAACCTAACCATCCAGCCAGTGCTTTGGGAGATGGTAGACGGCATCCAGGTCAACGCCTGGGCGTTCGATGACGGTTCCGGGCCGAGGATACCCGGGGTGATCGTCAACGCTTTGGAGGGCGAGCAGGTCACCTTCAACATCACGAACAACAACAGCATCCCCCATGGCTTCGGCCTGTGGAACGGCACCCAGATACTGCCCGGCACGACCATTGCCTCCATTCAACCCGGCGGCACGGGCTCGGTGACGTTCACGGCTCCCGCAGCTGGGAGCTACATGTACGTTGACCCCTTGAACTGGCCTCTGCACCGGGTCATGGGCCTGAACGGCGCCTTGTTCGTCAAGCCGCAGAACGCGGTCCTCCCGAACGGGAACAGGATTCCCTACAGCTCGCCCCCTGCCGCGATGCAGGAGCTGTTCTCGGATTTTGGAAAGGTTTCGTATTTCCCCGGAGACGACTGGGATCCGGCAAGAACCTGGCTCTGGATGTTCCACAGCGTGGATCCGAACTGGAACCAGACGATCCAGACCCTTGCCTGCGACGGCAACGCCGCGGGCATAGCAGCGAGCGTGGCGAGTTTCACGACCACCTATACGCCCCAGTATTTTCTCATCAACGGCAGAAGCGGGCACTGGTCCGGCCACGAGCCGGACACGGCGCCTTACGGCAACGTCGGCATGCCGGCCCTCATCGTGTCCATGAACAGCGGCTTGAACGCTGCCTCTCCCCACATCCATGGCAACCACGTTTTTGAGCTCGCCGCGAACGGCACGGTCAAGGACAACCTCATATTCCTGGACACGTGGAGCATGCTGTCGGGCGACATCAAGAGCCATCTTCTGCCTTTCATCATTCCGCCCGATACCATCAACAGTCCGGAAGACCCGGCGGCCTGGTCAGCAGCCGGCGGGGTGCCCAAGGTCGAGGTCGCCTCGGGCGTGCTGAGATCACAATTCCCCTTCGTATACCCGATGCACTGCCACCTGGAGACTTCCCAGACCGCGGCCGGCGGAAACTATCCCAACGGCTCCATGACGCACTGGTCCATCCTGTCGCCCACCATCGGCGGCCCTGTTGATCCGGCCCTGATCGGCAAGCATCCCGACCGCAGGATTTTCGGGGACCCCGACCCCCGCGGCTTCACCAACAGCGTTGGTTTATAA
- the gatB gene encoding Asp-tRNA(Asn)/Glu-tRNA(Gln) amidotransferase subunit GatB, which yields MAEYEAVIGLEVHAQLLTESKIFCSCSTRFGNDPNENVCPVCSGMPGVLPVLNERAVEYAAKMGMAIDCALNPISVFARKNYFYPDLPKGYQISQFELPIAEHGKVDILVDGAAKTIGVTRIHMEEDAGKNIHSATDNASYVDLNRACVPLIEIVSEPDMRSADEAVAYLKELRSILVYLGICDGNMEEGSFRCDANVSIRPKGQKEFGTRAEIKNVNSFRNVHKAIEYEIQRQKDCLEDGEAIVQETRLYNPDKNVTASMRGKEEAHDYRYFPDPDLVPLKLDPAKLEQWKAQLPELPRVRRQRFENDFGLTANDAATITAERDLADYFEAACAAYAQPKKIANWIMSELLREMGEAKLSAAQLKLAPADLAKLVKLVDEGVISGKIGKQIFPDLFAQGGDPEALVKAKGLVQISDSSALEEAIDAVLAASPAEVEAYKGGKTKLMGFFVGQVMKATKGQANPGLLNQLLAKKLS from the coding sequence ATGGCAGAATACGAGGCGGTAATCGGCCTTGAAGTCCACGCCCAGTTGCTGACCGAAAGCAAGATTTTCTGTTCCTGCTCCACACGTTTCGGCAACGACCCCAACGAGAACGTCTGCCCCGTGTGCTCGGGCATGCCCGGCGTGCTGCCCGTGCTCAACGAGCGCGCCGTGGAGTACGCCGCCAAGATGGGCATGGCCATCGACTGCGCGCTCAACCCCATCTCGGTGTTCGCGCGCAAGAACTATTTCTATCCCGACCTGCCCAAGGGCTACCAGATCTCCCAGTTCGAGCTGCCCATCGCGGAGCACGGCAAGGTGGACATCCTCGTGGACGGCGCGGCCAAGACCATCGGCGTCACGCGCATCCACATGGAGGAGGACGCGGGCAAGAACATCCACTCCGCCACGGACAACGCCAGCTACGTGGATCTGAACCGCGCCTGCGTGCCCCTCATCGAGATCGTCTCAGAGCCGGACATGCGCTCCGCCGACGAGGCCGTTGCCTACCTCAAGGAGCTGCGCTCCATCCTGGTCTACCTGGGCATCTGCGACGGCAACATGGAGGAGGGCTCCTTCCGCTGCGACGCCAACGTCTCCATTCGCCCCAAGGGGCAGAAGGAGTTCGGCACCCGGGCTGAGATCAAGAACGTCAACTCCTTCCGCAACGTGCACAAGGCCATCGAGTACGAAATCCAGCGCCAGAAGGACTGCCTGGAGGACGGCGAGGCCATCGTGCAGGAGACGCGCCTCTACAACCCGGACAAGAACGTCACGGCCAGCATGCGCGGCAAGGAAGAGGCCCACGACTACCGCTATTTCCCCGACCCGGACCTGGTGCCCCTCAAGCTCGACCCCGCCAAGCTGGAGCAGTGGAAGGCCCAACTGCCGGAGCTGCCCCGGGTGCGCCGCCAGCGCTTCGAGAACGATTTCGGACTCACCGCGAACGATGCCGCCACCATCACCGCCGAGCGCGACCTGGCCGACTACTTCGAGGCCGCCTGCGCCGCCTACGCCCAGCCCAAGAAGATCGCCAACTGGATCATGAGCGAGCTGCTGCGCGAGATGGGCGAGGCAAAGCTGAGCGCCGCGCAGCTCAAGCTGGCACCAGCGGACCTGGCCAAGCTGGTGAAGCTGGTGGACGAAGGCGTGATCTCCGGCAAGATCGGCAAGCAGATCTTCCCCGACCTCTTCGCCCAGGGGGGCGATCCCGAGGCCCTGGTCAAGGCCAAGGGCCTGGTGCAGATTTCCGACTCCTCCGCCCTGGAGGAGGCCATCGACGCCGTGCTGGCCGCCAGCCCGGCGGAAGTGGAAGCCTACAAGGGCGGCAAGACCAAGCTCATGGGCTTCTTCGTGGGCCAGGTCATGAAGGCCACCAAGGGGCAGGCCAACCCCGGGCTGCTCAACCAGCTTCTGGCCAAAAAACTCAGCTAG
- a CDS encoding multicopper oxidase family protein, which yields MHSGLPNQTTLRGYYDLSPNASITKLGTTEKQSYLGPIIVAHTNRPVRVTFRNELPIGNAFLPVDTTIMGAEGVQNRTAIHLHGGFVPWISDGTPNQWFTPSGIGQKGVSYINVPDMATPAANEWNAYYPNLQSARMLWYHDHAVGITRTNVYAGMASAFLVTDTAEAQLVANGILPADNSGLGIPLIIQDKSFVNSATIGTQDPSWAANPDWGQFTGALWYPHVYEPNQNLADGTPNPTGRWDFGGWVYPPVQNVQNPPAVSAVAEAFQDTSMVNGVAYPYMDVQQRKYRFRILNAAGARAFNLQLYMEAQDINLNYTGEANLAQPGPAMLQIANEGGVLPAPVEMNNPPTQWGAIPTSTTMPTAYTLLVAPAERADIIVDFSALPPGARLILYNDAPAPAPAGDPRDDFFTGAPDQTAFGGAPTTLQGQGPNTRTMMEFRVVAGGTPDAVNYAATKAYLANANTGLPAIFAQTQPKAIVPPGTPVNVRDTTVAGIPVKIKTLNENFDSHGRLNTQIGTNAFTIGNQGTPAYGTGYEDMPTETVFNRQPQIWTVVNNTGDVHPIHIHLENVQLVARVDWAGVVTPPDPNELGWKETIRMLPGTNAIVAVKFSPPRLSFGVPQSVRPLNATKPFNAVTNPLHNFGFEYIWHCHMLEHEEHDMMHVIQVYNPYAPPAADWLLMNGG from the coding sequence ATGCATTCAGGGCTGCCTAACCAGACGACACTGCGCGGTTACTATGACCTCAGTCCCAATGCTTCGATCACGAAGCTGGGAACCACGGAGAAGCAGTCCTATCTTGGCCCCATCATTGTGGCCCACACCAACCGTCCAGTGCGTGTGACCTTCCGCAACGAGTTGCCGATTGGCAACGCCTTTCTGCCAGTCGACACCACCATCATGGGCGCGGAGGGCGTCCAGAACCGCACGGCCATCCACCTGCACGGCGGTTTCGTGCCCTGGATCAGCGACGGCACCCCCAACCAGTGGTTCACGCCTTCCGGCATAGGCCAGAAGGGTGTGAGCTACATCAATGTGCCGGACATGGCGACACCGGCAGCAAACGAATGGAACGCCTACTACCCCAACCTGCAGAGCGCGCGCATGCTCTGGTACCATGACCACGCCGTGGGCATCACCCGCACCAACGTCTACGCCGGCATGGCCTCGGCTTTCCTGGTCACGGATACGGCCGAAGCGCAGCTGGTGGCCAACGGAATCCTGCCCGCCGACAACAGCGGCCTCGGCATTCCGCTGATCATCCAGGACAAGAGCTTCGTCAATTCCGCCACGATCGGAACCCAGGATCCCTCCTGGGCCGCCAACCCGGATTGGGGCCAGTTCACCGGCGCCCTCTGGTACCCCCATGTGTACGAGCCCAACCAGAACCTGGCCGACGGCACTCCGAACCCCACAGGCCGCTGGGACTTCGGCGGCTGGGTGTATCCGCCCGTGCAGAACGTCCAGAACCCGCCCGCCGTCTCCGCCGTGGCCGAGGCATTTCAGGACACGTCCATGGTCAACGGGGTGGCCTACCCCTACATGGATGTGCAGCAGCGCAAGTATCGCTTCCGCATCCTCAACGCGGCTGGCGCAAGGGCCTTCAACCTGCAGCTGTACATGGAAGCTCAGGACATCAACCTGAACTACACCGGCGAGGCGAACCTGGCCCAGCCCGGCCCGGCCATGCTCCAGATAGCCAACGAGGGCGGCGTGCTGCCCGCACCGGTGGAGATGAACAATCCGCCGACCCAGTGGGGCGCCATCCCGACCTCGACGACCATGCCCACGGCGTACACCCTCCTGGTCGCCCCGGCTGAGCGCGCGGACATCATCGTCGACTTTTCGGCCTTGCCCCCGGGCGCCAGGCTGATCCTCTACAACGACGCGCCCGCGCCCGCCCCGGCCGGAGACCCCCGCGACGACTTCTTCACTGGAGCTCCCGACCAGACCGCGTTCGGAGGCGCCCCGACCACCCTTCAGGGCCAGGGCCCCAACACCCGCACGATGATGGAGTTCCGCGTCGTGGCCGGTGGGACCCCTGACGCCGTGAACTACGCGGCCACCAAGGCCTATCTGGCAAACGCCAATACCGGCCTGCCCGCGATCTTCGCCCAGACCCAGCCCAAGGCCATAGTGCCCCCCGGCACCCCTGTGAACGTGCGCGATACCACCGTCGCCGGCATCCCGGTCAAGATCAAGACCCTCAACGAGAACTTCGACAGCCACGGCCGCCTGAACACCCAGATCGGCACCAACGCCTTCACCATAGGCAACCAGGGCACCCCGGCCTACGGCACCGGCTACGAGGATATGCCCACGGAAACCGTGTTCAACCGCCAGCCGCAGATATGGACCGTGGTCAACAATACGGGTGATGTCCATCCCATTCACATCCACCTCGAGAACGTGCAGCTCGTGGCCCGCGTGGACTGGGCCGGCGTCGTGACGCCCCCGGACCCCAACGAACTGGGCTGGAAGGAAACAATCCGGATGCTGCCGGGGACCAACGCCATCGTGGCCGTGAAGTTCTCGCCGCCTCGCCTGTCCTTCGGCGTGCCCCAGAGCGTGCGCCCGCTCAACGCCACGAAGCCCTTCAACGCTGTGACAAATCCGCTGCACAACTTCGGCTTCGAATACATCTGGCACTGCCATATGCTCGAGCACGAGGAGCACGATATGATGCACGTCATCCAGGTGTACAACCCATACGCCCCGCCAGCGGCGGATTGGCTGCTGATGAACGGCGGTTGA
- a CDS encoding multicopper oxidase domain-containing protein: MAIQCNNTTFPTVSRGHFPAPSDPEYDHAVYHFNRGFANIFHGTPNTPGFVPFNPATHQRTTREFYKDKHLSLVTGQILNNATPNTVEVWGFFDPDNSNVITYPSVPLRYTQDKIIHTTVHTHHGPHTIHHHGLEPEPINDGVGHVTMEVDGQYIYQMVPRQAGTFFYHCHRNTPLHFQMGMFGFLIIDPPTGPGTLYEGGPKYDVEALWAVTEIDRKWHVMDKSFGQPPAPNDIPGAPQLSGFTTIAQNTSNGAPGLHVYDPDIFLISGVPQVKGNPTPGLWQTDPRSRITSKGRETILIRLLCGGYKVQRYTFGLDVELVAEDGRPLGVGANPTKNAMTKYSRPITIKAGQPFTLTTARRYDLIIKPKAGGKFPVKIEFLNWITGQVDYSSQTYIEVKKWNPVPYNLLLG, translated from the coding sequence ATGGCCATACAGTGCAACAACACGACCTTCCCGACCGTCAGCCGGGGTCACTTCCCGGCCCCCAGCGACCCCGAGTACGACCACGCGGTCTATCACTTCAATCGCGGCTTCGCGAACATCTTCCACGGGACGCCGAACACGCCGGGATTCGTTCCCTTCAATCCGGCGACCCACCAGCGCACCACCCGCGAGTTCTACAAGGACAAGCACCTGAGCCTGGTCACCGGCCAGATACTCAATAACGCCACGCCGAACACAGTGGAGGTCTGGGGCTTCTTCGACCCGGACAATTCCAACGTGATCACGTATCCGTCCGTGCCCCTGCGCTACACCCAGGACAAGATCATCCACACAACGGTGCACACGCACCACGGCCCGCACACGATCCACCACCATGGCCTCGAGCCCGAGCCCATCAACGACGGCGTCGGCCACGTGACCATGGAGGTCGACGGCCAGTACATTTACCAGATGGTGCCCAGGCAGGCCGGGACGTTCTTCTACCACTGCCACCGCAACACGCCTCTCCACTTCCAGATGGGCATGTTCGGCTTCCTCATCATCGACCCGCCCACCGGGCCTGGCACGCTCTACGAGGGGGGGCCCAAGTACGACGTGGAAGCGCTTTGGGCTGTCACGGAGATCGACCGCAAGTGGCACGTCATGGACAAGTCGTTCGGCCAGCCGCCGGCGCCCAACGACATCCCGGGGGCGCCCCAGCTCTCCGGGTTCACCACCATCGCTCAAAACACCAGTAACGGGGCTCCAGGCCTTCACGTCTACGACCCTGACATCTTCCTCATCAGCGGCGTGCCCCAGGTCAAGGGCAATCCGACGCCTGGCCTGTGGCAGACCGACCCCAGGTCCCGCATCACGTCCAAGGGGCGCGAAACCATCCTCATCAGGCTGCTCTGCGGCGGATACAAGGTGCAGCGCTACACCTTCGGGCTGGATGTGGAACTTGTCGCCGAGGACGGCCGTCCCCTCGGCGTCGGCGCGAACCCGACCAAGAACGCGATGACCAAGTACTCCCGCCCGATCACCATCAAGGCCGGTCAGCCGTTCACCCTGACAACGGCCAGGCGCTACGACCTGATCATCAAGCCCAAGGCTGGCGGCAAGTTCCCCGTGAAGATCGAGTTCCTGAACTGGATCACCGGCCAGGTCGACTACTCGTCGCAGACATACATCGAGGTGAAGAAATGGAACCCCGTGCCGTACAACCTTTTGCTTGGGTAA
- a CDS encoding cytochrome-c peroxidase, which translates to MVRRHRFRVYPLAAFILATLFLFPSLPFSQVAPVIPPSLKTITLPAIPGIDRYIKDNNAAIILGKALFWDMQIGSDGVTACASCHFHAGGDNRNKNQVHPGKDGAFAMQPNAILTAAKYPFRKLSSPDDRNTVLGDSDDSSGSQGVFSVDYVGHDPAQGGLEQGTLTAAPTVFQVNGKQVRQVTARNAPSVINAAFNYVNFWDGRASNIFNGVNEFGTGAVLAHQILRMDGTGTLVPETVSLDFSSLASQAVGPMLSSAEMSYAGRTFPQLGRKMLALTPLAKQDVHPQDSVLGSLSARPGPGLRTNQDGSPRTYADLVAAAFKDDFWAHGREQMENNFSLFAGLAIQAYERTLISNDTRFDRFREGLIDLTEREKRGMDLFYNTDPQKGTSCSICHFGPELTNISTVELAAANPGEPLAVIEFMPMKDGFSRNYDIGFYNLAVRPTAADLGRGGKDPWDRPLSFSRNVRDEFGQPLPESFISVNGAFKTPGLRNVELTGPYFHNGGLTTLKEVMDFYGRGGDFQQQNLRDMPPAIGPDQPGGRLNLLVGNEANKDALVAFLLTLTDDRVKYRRAPFDHPQLFVPNGEPGNQLAVLCTDEQILTATCSEMREIPAVGQAGSTYPLKPFLGMDPFSRDDRLIPSNVIAPALIHLLQ; encoded by the coding sequence ATGGTCCGCCGTCATCGATTCCGGGTTTACCCTCTCGCCGCGTTCATCCTGGCGACCTTGTTCCTGTTTCCGTCCCTCCCCTTCAGCCAAGTGGCTCCGGTCATCCCGCCATCACTGAAGACGATCACTCTTCCGGCGATCCCCGGGATCGACAGGTACATCAAGGACAACAATGCCGCGATTATTCTCGGGAAGGCCCTGTTTTGGGATATGCAGATCGGCAGCGACGGCGTCACGGCCTGCGCGAGCTGTCACTTCCACGCCGGCGGGGACAACAGGAACAAGAATCAGGTCCACCCCGGCAAGGATGGCGCTTTCGCCATGCAGCCAAACGCCATCCTGACGGCTGCGAAGTATCCCTTTCGCAAGCTCTCATCCCCCGACGACCGCAACACCGTGCTGGGGGACAGCGACGACAGCTCCGGCTCCCAGGGCGTCTTCAGCGTCGACTACGTCGGACACGATCCCGCCCAGGGGGGATTGGAGCAGGGGACACTCACGGCCGCACCGACCGTCTTCCAGGTCAATGGGAAGCAGGTTCGCCAGGTGACTGCCAGGAACGCGCCCTCGGTGATCAATGCCGCGTTCAACTACGTGAACTTCTGGGACGGAAGGGCGAGCAATATTTTCAATGGTGTCAACGAGTTCGGCACCGGCGCCGTTCTGGCCCACCAGATACTCCGCATGGACGGCACCGGCACCCTCGTCCCTGAAACTGTCAGCCTCGACTTTTCGAGTCTCGCCTCCCAGGCTGTCGGACCCATGCTCAGCTCCGCCGAGATGTCCTATGCGGGCCGGACGTTTCCCCAACTGGGCCGGAAGATGCTCGCGCTCACGCCCCTGGCGAAACAGGACGTCCATCCCCAGGACAGCGTGCTGGGGAGCCTCTCCGCCCGCCCGGGCCCGGGCCTGCGGACCAATCAGGACGGGAGCCCTCGGACTTACGCCGACCTTGTCGCCGCGGCCTTCAAGGACGACTTTTGGGCGCACGGGCGGGAGCAGATGGAGAACAACTTCTCCCTTTTCGCCGGGCTGGCGATCCAGGCGTATGAGCGGACGCTCATCTCCAATGATACCCGCTTTGACCGGTTCCGCGAAGGCCTGATCGACCTTACGGAGCGGGAAAAACGCGGCATGGACCTGTTCTACAACACGGATCCGCAAAAGGGGACGTCCTGCTCCATATGCCACTTCGGGCCGGAGCTGACGAACATCTCCACCGTGGAGTTGGCTGCCGCCAACCCTGGAGAGCCGCTGGCGGTCATCGAATTCATGCCCATGAAGGACGGCTTTTCCCGCAATTATGACATCGGCTTCTACAACCTCGCGGTCCGCCCGACTGCCGCGGACCTCGGTCGCGGCGGGAAGGATCCCTGGGACAGGCCATTGTCCTTCTCCCGAAATGTCAGGGACGAATTCGGTCAGCCTCTCCCGGAGAGCTTCATCTCCGTCAACGGCGCGTTCAAGACGCCCGGACTGCGCAATGTCGAGCTGACCGGACCGTACTTCCATAATGGTGGCCTCACCACCCTCAAGGAGGTCATGGACTTCTACGGCCGAGGCGGTGACTTTCAGCAGCAGAACCTCAGGGACATGCCGCCCGCCATCGGGCCGGATCAGCCCGGCGGACGGCTGAATCTGCTCGTGGGCAACGAGGCCAACAAGGATGCCCTGGTGGCCTTCCTGCTCACTCTCACCGATGACCGGGTCAAGTATCGGAGGGCTCCGTTTGACCATCCCCAACTCTTCGTGCCCAATGGAGAGCCCGGGAACCAGCTTGCAGTCTTGTGTACGGATGAGCAGATCCTGACAGCAACCTGCAGCGAGATGCGCGAAATTCCGGCAGTGGGCCAGGCGGGAAGCACGTATCCGCTCAAACCATTCCTCGGGATGGACCCCTTCAGCCGGGACGACAGGCTCATCCCGAGCAATGTCATCGCGCCGGCCCTGATCCATCTGCTGCAGTAG